In the genome of Achromobacter sp. MFA1 R4, the window AAAAGCAGGTCATCGACGCGGTGAATGTAGGTAGGCATACAGCGTTTTAATAGGGAAAACGGGGCTGGATTGTGGCAATTGTCCTGACGGACAGGACAATTATTCCTGAAATCAGCCTCTACTGTCCGATTGTGGGAGCGCATAAGCTGTGGCCGCATTCAGCCATTACTCAGGTAGCGTTTTTTTTGACTCTTAAGCTCAGCGCCGTTGTCCCCGGCGCCATCAAGTCCCAGGGCGACTCGTGCGAGATCCGGCAGTTTCGCCATACCGATTTTTCGACGAGCGTGTCGCCGGTCGTGCTGGTGGATCATTTCGTCATGACGGGGCCGGCGTTCGGCCCGCACTCGCATGCGGGCATCAGCGCGGCAACGCTGCTGCTCGATGACAGCACGGGCGTTCTGCAGAACCTGGAGGGCGCCGCGGACAGCCGCGACATCCGCGCGGGCGATTTGTACTGGGCGCAGACGGGGCGCGGCCTCGTGCATGCGCAGCGTCCCGTGGGAGAAGCCAGGCTGCACGGTCTGCAGATTTTCATGGACCTGCCTGGCGATCTGAAATCGCAGGCGCCCTCGACCTCGCTCCTGCGCACCGCGGAGATTCCCGTGATCCAGAGCCCTTCGGGGCGCATACGCGTGGTGTCGGGCCAGCACGGGGAAAGCGAGTCGCCGCTGCGAACGCCCGCGCCGCTGCTGATCCTGGACGGCCAATTGCGCCCCGGGGCGACCACGCTGGTGCCGTTGCAGCCAGGCTGGAACGCCTGGATCACCGCGATCCACGGCGATCTGGGCGTTCGCGCCAGGCATTGCCGCCGGGGCGCGAGTCCCTTGCCCAAGGTGGCGGGCGGCGATCCGGACTTCGCGGTAGTCCGGACGGGCTGGGCTGTGGCCGCCACTGCACAGCCGGACGGCGAAGAAGGGGTGCTGCTGCTGATGGCGGGATGCGCGCCTTCGCACTTCGTGCTGATCGCTGGCCCGGCGGTCGACCTTCCCGCCGCGGGCCAGGGCATGCCGGCGCAGCAGGGACTGGGGTCGCTGGAGCAGGCGTTGGCGGCTTACCAGGCCGAAGAGGCGCAAGCGCAAGCCGAGATCCAGGCCGAGCTGGAGCGCGAGGACGCGGCGGCCTAGCGGTTCGGGCGGCGGGCGCCGCATCAGCCCGCCGGGGCATTCTGTTGTCGTGCCGCAACGGGCGAGGGCTGTTTCTTCATAAAAGAATCAATGAGAACGATTCTCTTTTGGTAACATCTGTTGCGTTAGACCTCAAGACCCCAGGGCGAACGGGCTTTGTTGGTGCCGGTTCTTCCGGACGCCACGTCGGTTCAGCGCGGGATTTTGCGGATCTGCCCCGCAACGCGGATCCTCTCCGCCCTACCAGCATCCCGTTATGAAAATTCGAACTCTTGCATGCATGGCAGCCGCGCTGCCGTGCTTCGGCGCCGTCCACGCCCAGACCGCCCCCCAGACCCCTTCCGCCACTACCGCCAGCCCGGTGACCTCGATGGACGCCATCCGCGTCGAGGCCAGCGCGGATGCGTCGGCCGGTGGCCTGTCGGCGCCCTTCGCGGGCGGGCAGGTGGCGCGCGGCGGCCGTGTCGGCATTCTGGGCACGGAAGATTTCATGGACACGCCGTTCAGCGTCACCAGCTATACGAACGAACTGATCCAGGACCGTCAGGCCAAGAGCGTGGGGGATGTGCTGCAGAACGATGCGGGCGTGCGCGTGGCGCGCGGCTTCGGCAATTTCCAGGAGTCGTACTTCATCCGCGGCTTCATCCTGAGCTCCGACGATGTGGCCTACAACGGCCTGTACAGCCTGCTGCCGCGCCAGTACATCGCCACCGAGCTGTTCGAGCGCGTGGAAGTGCTGCGCGGCGCGACGGCGTTCCTGACGGGCGCGACGCCTGGCGGCGGCGGTATTGGCGGTGTGATCAACCTGGTGCCCAAGCGCGCGCCCAACGAACCGCTGACCCGCGTGACCACGGGTGTGTCGAGCGGCGGCCAGTTCCTGTTGTCCACGGACATCGCCCGCCGCTTCGGCCCGGACGACAGCACCGGGATTCGCCTGAACGCAGCGCAGCGCAGCGGCGACACGGGCATCGACGATGAGCATTCCCGCACCAGCGTGGTGTCGCTGGGACTGGATTGGCGGTCAGCGGATACGCGCCTGTCCGCCGACATCGGCTGGCAGGAAAACAAGC includes:
- a CDS encoding pirin family protein; this encodes MTLKLSAVVPGAIKSQGDSCEIRQFRHTDFSTSVSPVVLVDHFVMTGPAFGPHSHAGISAATLLLDDSTGVLQNLEGAADSRDIRAGDLYWAQTGRGLVHAQRPVGEARLHGLQIFMDLPGDLKSQAPSTSLLRTAEIPVIQSPSGRIRVVSGQHGESESPLRTPAPLLILDGQLRPGATTLVPLQPGWNAWITAIHGDLGVRARHCRRGASPLPKVAGGDPDFAVVRTGWAVAATAQPDGEEGVLLLMAGCAPSHFVLIAGPAVDLPAAGQGMPAQQGLGSLEQALAAYQAEEAQAQAEIQAELEREDAAA